Proteins encoded within one genomic window of Hevea brasiliensis isolate MT/VB/25A 57/8 chromosome 8, ASM3005281v1, whole genome shotgun sequence:
- the LOC131182163 gene encoding uncharacterized protein LOC131182163 has protein sequence MESEASTAAKIDNSNKDPAWKYVHLVNLSNRNDVACNFCSKVTKGGIFRAKQHLVGGFRNATMCKKCPTHVREELQEYMQQKASAKTLDKLPDYEDVEILGDDEDEDEDEDDVGTILRGSKGNSKVQKKARTKGPIDLYFAKSAAKAVQYRKNSKLKQTTINEACKKELRKKACKDIARWMYDAAIPFNAVNYPSFQVMLESIGQFGIGMKAPSFHEVRVPLLNEEVAEVKNSLKSYEEEWAKYGCSIMADGWTDKKQMTLINFLVNSPKGTVFMESVDASEY, from the coding sequence ATGGAATCGGAAGCATCTACCGCTGCTAAAATTGACAACAGCAACAAAGATCCCGCATGGAAATATGTCCACTTGGTGAATCTAAGCAATAGAAATGATGTTGCTTGTAACTTTTGTAGCAAAGTTACAAAAGGAGGGATATTTCGAGCTAAACAGCATTTAGTTGGAGGATTTCGAAATGCTACAATGTGTAAGAAGTGTCCAACACATGTGCGTGAAGAGCTGCAAGAGTATATGCAGCAAAAGGCTTCAGCAAAGACCTTAGATAAATTGCCCGATTATGAGGATGTTGAAATTCTTGGAGATGAcgaagatgaagatgaagatgaagatgatgttGGGACAATTCTTAGAGGCTCAAAAGGAAATAGTAAGGTTCAAAAGAAGGCAAGGACAAAGGGTCCAATAGATTTATATTTTGCCAAAAGTGCTGCAAAGGCGGTGCAATATAGAAAAAATTCAAAGCTGAAGCAAACCACTATTAACGAGGCATGTAAAAAGGAATTGCGAAAAAAAGCATGTAAGGATATAGCTCGATGGATGTATGATGCGGCAATTCCTTTTAATGCTGTCAAttatccaagttttcaagttATGTTGGAGTCTATTGGACAATTTGGGATTGGTATGAAAGCACCTAGTTTTCATGAGGTGCGGGTTCCCTTATTGAATGAAGAAGTTGCTGAGGTGAAGAATTCATTAAAGTCCTATGAAGAAGAATGGGCAAAGTATGGTTGTTCTATAATGGCAGATGGTTGGACTGATAAGAAACAAATGACTTTGATTAATTTCTTGGTGAATTCTCCAAAGGGAACTGTTTTCATGGAATCTGTTGATGCTTCAGAGTACTAA